A window from Chitinophaga filiformis encodes these proteins:
- a CDS encoding DUF4253 domain-containing protein, with product MSRILLSLSLATVMYGCSAAGKQKFPSSTKDYALADAMHYDHAIIDALRETVPGNINRLKPTSDEAIDNTTLGDALQFEYEVNADNAEHYEQLRTSLKEQGYLLFKSEENFGTTPDKFAVLKSRNQFDIVKFRATTGANYNISNDSIMLKLHEWYQQQPFEITGADADWVEVHLLKLTSPGALSFASEVAAFCPDLTEQGTETVENLAAEMLHTRRLFLWWD from the coding sequence ATGAGTAGAATCCTATTATCCTTATCGCTGGCAACTGTGATGTATGGCTGTAGCGCTGCCGGAAAACAGAAATTTCCTTCGTCGACAAAAGACTACGCACTGGCAGACGCAATGCACTACGATCACGCAATTATTGACGCACTAAGAGAAACAGTACCTGGCAACATTAACAGATTAAAACCAACATCAGACGAGGCAATCGACAACACTACACTGGGAGATGCACTGCAATTCGAGTACGAAGTGAATGCAGATAATGCCGAACATTATGAACAGCTCAGAACATCATTAAAAGAACAGGGATACCTGTTGTTCAAATCAGAAGAAAATTTTGGCACTACTCCCGATAAATTTGCCGTCCTGAAAAGCAGGAATCAATTCGATATCGTAAAATTCCGGGCTACTACCGGTGCGAATTATAACATCAGCAATGACAGCATTATGCTGAAATTGCATGAGTGGTATCAACAACAGCCTTTCGAGATCACGGGCGCCGATGCAGACTGGGTGGAAGTGCATCTGCTCAAACTCACATCGCCCGGGGCCCTCTCATTTGCCAGCGAAGTTGCTGCCTTCTGTCCGGACCTGACAGAACAGGGCACTGAGACCGTAGAGAACCTGGCTGCCGAAATGTTACATACCAGGCGCTTATTCCTTTGGTGGGATTAA